A genomic segment from Zerene cesonia ecotype Mississippi chromosome 7, Zerene_cesonia_1.1, whole genome shotgun sequence encodes:
- the LOC119840791 gene encoding breast cancer anti-estrogen resistance protein 1 isoform X3: protein MSIPLGRETVLPTQCMARALYDNIAESPDELAFRRGDLLTVLEQNTGGSEGWWLCSLRGRQGICPGNRLRIVAGVFDASSTTQRRRTRTPAPVAHQPLPAQQSPAFTKIEECSHYDVPRAPMPVQRLGTYDCPRPAADWYDAPRAPRPASADSACSGTGSLTSATSSASANSGSSAHSAASASSTYDVPRSRALPLPCDAALEALERLQEEASAAVSRLLSYVSPGWRRRGALRARVLDVRVAGARLRAALHDLAVFADATLANAHDAQDKGIAVKLRPLVKALKDAERITHEATSALDAGDWAPERLERDREPTDGTQDALDQLVACARSLTEDVRRAASFIHGNASLLFRRSATVPEHEWTEEYDYVRLESRTAVGRRNAEIRAALPDKLRASFDALVRDADHAGEVSAVAAATRLPPDDRQLAAFYAAQTATYGAHLSTAVEAFLRTIEMGQPPDVFLAHGKFVVLSAHRIVHVGDTVHRSAQHAGLKAKILRCSDALSDALATTVAKTKAAAQQFPCASAVAEMAESARTLAVRAQELRRALVRAAEPPQDTPATTVPPSTTSTPLTPLTPIAPHGASLPVL from the exons TGCATGGCGCGAGCGTTGTACGACAATATAGCGGAGTCACCAGACGAGTTGGCATTCAGACGAGGCGACCTCCTCACCGTGCTGGAGCAGAATACAGGAGGGAGCGAGGGCTGGTGGCTCTGCTCACTTAGAGGCAGACAG GGAATATGTCCAGGGAACCGTTTGAGGATAGTGGCTGGAGTGTTCGATGCGAGCTCCACGACACAGAGGCGGCGTACGCGCACTCCGGCGCCCGTCGCTCACCAGCCATTGCCGGCACAACAGTCCCCAGCGTTTACCAAA atCGAAGAATGTTCACATTACGATGTACCCAGAGCGCCGATGCCTGTACAACGTCTTGGGACGTACGACTGTCCACGCCCAGCCGCTGATTGGTATGACGCCCCGCGAGCTCCTCGACCGGCAAGCGCTGACTCAGCTTGCAGCGGTACTGGCTCGCTCACTTCAGCCACGTCAAGCGCTTCAGCGAACTCGGGGAGCTCAGCACACTCAGCCGCGTCTGCGTCGAGCACGTATGATGTGCCGCGGTCGCGCGCTCTACCATTGCCCTGTGATGCAGCATTGGAAGCGCTTGAAAGATTACAA GAAGAAGCATCGGCCGCAGTATCCCGGCTGCTGTCATACGTGTCGCCGGggtggcggcggcgcggcgcgctgCGGGCGCGCGTGCTCGACGTGCGCGTGGCCGGCGCCCGCTTGCGCGCTGCGCTGCACGACCTCGCCGTATTCGCGGACGCCACGCTGGCTAACGCGCACGATGCACAAGATAAAG GTATCGCAGTAAAGCTACGGCCGCTGGTGAAAGCGCTAAAGGACGCAGAACGCATCACGCACGAGGCCACAAGCGCGCTGGACGCTGGCGACTGGGCGCCAGAACGCCTGGAGCGGGACAGGGAGCCCACGGACGGCACGCAGGACGCGCTCGACCAGCTCGTGGCGTGTGCGAGGTCGCTCACAGAAGATGTTAGGCGTGCTGCCTCGTTTATACATGGAAACGCGTCGTTGCTTTTCAG aCGATCAGCCACAGTCCCAGAACACGAATGGACAGAAGAATACGACTATGTGAGGCTAGAATCACGGACGGCGGTGGGGCGCCGCAACGCGGAGATCAGAGCTGCCTTACCTGACAAGCTGCGGGCTTCCTTTGATGCTCTGGTCAGAGACGCTGATCATGCTGGCGAG GTTAGCGCAGTAGCCGCAGCCACCCGCCTGCCCCCGGACGACAGGCAGCTCGCGGCGTTCTACGCAGCGCAGACCGCCACGTACGGCGCTCACCTCTCCACGGCGGTAGAAGCTTTCCTCAGGACTATAGAGATGGGCCAGCCGCCGGACGTGTTCCTTGCGCATGGCAAATTCGTTGTGCTGAGTGCACACAGGATTGTGCATGTCGGCGATACGGTGCATAG GAGTGCACAGCACGCCGGCCTAAAAGCGAAAATACTCCGATGTTCTGACGCTCTATCAGATGCACTGGCAACAACAGTCGCTAAGACAAAAGCGGCAGCGCAACAATTCCCTTGCGCGAGTGCCGTAGCAGAAATGGCAGAATCTGCTAGAACCCTCGCAGTACGAGCTCAAGAGCTGAGACGCGCTTTAGTGAGGGCTGCAGAACCACCGCAAGACACTCCGGCTACGACGGTCCCCCCTTCCACGACAAGTACTCCGTTAACTCCTCTCACTCCCATCGCTCCCCACGGCGCTTCACTCCCAGTTCTATAA
- the LOC119840870 gene encoding N-alpha-acetyltransferase 10, translating to MNIRCARPSDLMNMQHCNLLCLPENYQMKYYFYHGLSWPQLSYVAEDEKGHIVGYVLAKMEEDGEDNRHGHITSLAVKRSHRRLGLAQKLMNQASLAMVECFQAKYVSLHVRKSNRAALNLYTNSLGFKILEIEPKYYADGEDAYSMMRDLSAFAEKKTESQQTENLEIKSESAIVSQC from the exons ATGAATATCCGTTGTGCGCGACCTAGCGACCTTATGAATATGCAGCACTGCAATTTGCTTTGCTTGCCAGAAAActatcaaatgaaatattatttttatcatggACTGTCCTGGCCACAACTGAGTTATGTTGCCGAAGATGAAAAAGGCCATATAGTAG GATATGTACTGGCCAAAATGGAAGAAGATGGTGAAGACAATAGACATGGACATATTACATCCTTAGCTGTGAAGAGGTCTCATAGACGTCTTGGTTTAGCACAAAAGTTGATGAATCAAGCGTCACTTGCTATGGTTGAATGCTTTCAG GCCAAGTATGTGTCCTTGCATGTGAGAAAGAGCAACAGAGCTGCACTTAATTTGTATACCAACTCACTAGGCTTCAAAATTTTGGAAATTGAACCTAAATATTATGCCGATGGTGAAGATGCCTACTCCATGATGCGAGATCTAAGTGCTTTTGCTGAAAAAAAGACTGAAAGTCAGCAAACCGAGAACTTGGAAATTAAGTCCGAGTCAGCAATTGTATCTCAgtgttga
- the LOC119828357 gene encoding BTB/POZ domain-containing protein 6, whose product MTIVVNPARTDSTEDLATPTNPIPNPIPNPIPNPIPNPISNINAIGLELPLSSPSPTEEPMLNDEYVEYGSPQSDIENDNGNSSSNSPESPPNNLYDDETQSDIVFVAGINGDTYRFPGHRRVLAATSPVFAALLSAKTDIIVVDYIDHRGFENLLRYYYCEPTQLNTVHTARSTLDAAYKFLCPQLTERCARKLDEMLDAEVALDILRDLRFLCARLPGAASAPPLPTLSDDRAARSHAQCASWCDMLAHNTLLVLDDNADAALQHEKIEDLTYEDLALIVKRDTLRVSNELVLIEALSRWSTAVCKRYKRELTPSNKRAALGELSYCPRYLLLQGEELDRALGFELLEPMERALVLARARKLSAPIPVGTHQENLLRRWARPRPKEPAAAPVKLSVRSEPEQEEPQATKLCARRPKRLKQPKYQIEDPYSYNSYVNKKGCCSKFADGLIRALICIFE is encoded by the coding sequence ATGACGATCGTAGTAAATCCTGCGAGAACTGATTCAACAGAAGACTTGGCGACACCAACCAATCCCATTCCCAATCCCATTCCCAATCCCATTCCCAACCCTATTCCCAATCCCATTTCCAATATCAATGCCATTGGGTTAGAGTTGCCCCTATCTAGCCCCTCTCCAACTGAGGAGCCAATGCTCAACGATGAATATGTCGAATATGGCAGTCCACAATCCGACATTGAAAATGACAATGGGAACTCTAGTAGTAACTCTCCAGAATCTCCTCCCAATAATCTTTATGATGACGAAACTCAAAGTGATATAGTGTTCGTGGCTGGTATTAACGGTGACACGTACCGTTTCCCCGGCCACCGCCGGGTTCTAGCTGCTACAAGTCCTGTTTTTGCTGCGCTACTATCAGCAAAGACAGATATTATTGTTGTCGATTATATCGACCATCGAGGTTTCGAGAATTTGCTTCGCTACTACTATTGTGAGCCTACTCAACTCAACACAGTTCACACAGCTAGATCTACGCTCGATGCCGCctacaaatttttatgtccCCAACTTACCGAGCGTTGCGCTCGTAAGCTCGATGAAATGCTAGACGCTGAAGTTGCACTGGATATTTTACGAGATTTGCGCTTCTTGTGCGCAAGGCTTCCAGGAGCAGCATCAGCACCACCGTTGCCAACGCTGTCAGATGATCGAGCAGCTCGCTCACACGCACAATGCGCAAGTTGGTGCGACATGCTGGCACATAATACTCTTCTTGTGTTAGATGACAACGCAGATGCAGCGCTCCAACACGAAAAAATAGAAGATCTGACCTACGAAGATCTTGCGTTGATCGTAAAGCGTGACACTCTTCGGGTATCGAACGAACTTGTTTTGATTGAGGCTTTATCACGATGGAGCACGGCAGTTTGCAAAAGATATAAACGTGAGTTGACGCCCAGTAACAAACGGGCTGCTCTTGGTGAGCTTTCATATTGCCCCCGCTATTTGCTACTTCAGGGTGAGGAATTAGACCGAGCTTTAGGATTTGAATTATTGGAGCCGATGGAACGGGCGTTGGTTTTAGCTCGTGCTAGGAAATTATCGGCTCCGATTCCCGTGGGAACTCACCAAGAGAATTTACTTCGCCGTTGGGCTCGTCCCAGACCAAAAGAACCGGCTGCAGCTCCAGTTAAGTTAAGTGTTCGTTCAGAGCCTGAACAGGAAGAACCACAGGCAACGAAACTCTGTGCTCGTCGTCCAAAACGCCTGAAACAACCCAAATATCAGATAGAGGATCCTTATTCTTACAACTcatatgtaaacaaaaaaggcTGCTGTTCTAAATTTGCGGATGGCTTAATACGAGcgttaatttgtatatttgaatag
- the LOC119828305 gene encoding uncharacterized protein LOC119828305 isoform X2 produces MTSFYERQKSLFNTLKDAEEQYSFSKSNKASESQDYGVIDKQSYRKLKREMKQFRGRESIYKRQDANIRECLRAKTVPQYMKDPQNWVYYSLSDVTPDQMSESTNTATALAFIREMEERDSDKFLTVTDETGAVFKKPMFQISKTIKPNVDVEEKVMFKSSKIIMPEYVVGVTRNRGKKQTNKKTDKIVENSDNEKRAELKLNHLFDAEEDCISD; encoded by the exons atgaCATCGTTCTACGAAAGGCAAAAGAGTCTCTTCAATACATTGAAGGACGCAGAAGAACAATATAGTTTTTCCAAATCTAACAAAGCTTCCGAATCACAAGACTACGGTGTTATTGACAAACAAAGTTATAGAAAACTTAAACGAGAAATGAAGCAGTTCAGAGGTAGAGAAAGCATTTACAAGCGCCAAGACGCTAATATCCGAGAATGTTTACGAGCTAAAACAGTTCCACAATACATGAAAGATCCTCAAAACTGGGTATACTATTCTTTGTCTGATGTTACACCAGATCAAATGTCAGAATCAACGAACACAGCAACAGCTCTTGCTTTTATTCGAGAAATGGAGGAAAGAGATtcagataaatttttaactgttACTGATGAAACTGGGGCAGTTTTTAAGAAACCTATGTTTCAGATATCAAAGACTATTAAGCCTAATGTTGACGTAGAAGAAAAGGTTATGTTCAAaagtagtaaaataattatgcccGAATATGTAGTAG GTGTGACGCGGAATAGAGGAAAAAAACagactaacaaaaaaactgaTAAGATTGTAGAAAACTCTGATAATGAAAAAAGGGCTGAACTTAAATTAAACCATCTGTTTGATGCTGAAGAAGACTGCATtagtgattaa
- the LOC119828207 gene encoding uncharacterized protein LOC119828207, translating to MDHSSNREKSANDLVGHRGPVFHKDEVKVLVNLVEKYKAVVLNKSTNATSINAKDLAWAKITKQFNDQNVKCYRSIENLRTKWENLKKVARRVSKNVIDTNYAEFDDITNRVVLMIHESENSIEPIECAQASFQDDCDNEMKENSMNYWEDDKSSDECGKYIFLLYSCILKYWRNRQKTLQFKIKNFRKARSSNFSPQECDLLLKCVKQEKEIVFNLETTKKANDLKNSAWTRITQVFNKYSTNARSKRVLRTKFENMKRIMKKASVEEYIKRFGSGQDLDNQAFKSEPLFDSKMDDTDLDDIDRSDLRASPLPDHNDCIDPLRFVMNADSGIGSTSYMAPWNEFENKEVVKLKLELLNYQLETAKLKRKRLEEAVRADIAEREAKSLETSLRLRTARLEAVAAEMKLPESHPALAYTEKEVLAQEYLKSH from the exons ATGGATCATTCATCAAACCGCGAAAAGTCTGCAAACGATTTAGTTgg ACATAGGGGTCCAGTGTTTCATAAAGACGAAGTAAAAGTGCTTGTAAATCtagttgaaaaatataaagcgGTTGTATTAAATAAGAGTACAAATGCTACATCAATCAATGCAAAAGATTTAGCTTGGGCAAAAATTactaaacaatttaatgacCAAAATGTAAAATGCTATAGAAGCATTGAAAACCTTAGAACAAAATGGGAGAATCTTAAAAAAGTGGCAAGGAGAGTATCAAAGAATGTTATAGATACAAATTATGCTGAATTTGATGATATTACCAATAGAGTCGTTTTAATGATACATGAATCAGAGAACAGTATTGAACCAATTGAATGTGCTCAAGCCTCATTCCAAGAtg ATTGtgataatgaaatgaaagagAATTCCATGAATTATTGGGAGGATGACAAATCATCAGATGAATGTGGTAAATATATCTTCTTGTTATATTCTTGTATCTT GAAGTACTGGAGAAACAGACAA AAAAcacttcaatttaaaattaaaaattttaggaAGGCCAGATCTTCAAACTTTTCACCACAGGAATgtgatttacttttaaaatgtgtaaaacaGGAAAAGGAGATAGTATTCAATTTAGAAACAACCAAAAAAGCTAATGATTTGAAAAACTCAGCATGGACGAGG ATTACAcaagtgtttaataaatacagtacAAACGCTAGGTCAAAGAGGGTTCTTAGaacgaaatttgaaaatatgaaaaggaTAATGAAAAAAGCCAGTGTAGAAGAATATATCAAAAGGTTTGGTAGTGGACAGGACTTGGATAATCAA GCATTCAAATCAGAACCATTGTTTGATAGCAAAATGGATGATACAGACTTGGATGATATTGACCGCAGTGACCTTAGAGCATCACCACTTCCGGATCACAATGATTGTATAGATCCATTGAGATTTGTTATGAACGCCGATTCGGGGATTG gTTCAACAAGTTATATGGCACCATGGAACGagtttgaaaataaagaagttGTTAAATTGAAACTTGAGTTACTGAACTATCAGTTGGAAACTGCTAAG CTCAAAAGAAAGAGACTAGAAGAGGCGGTAAGAGCAGATATTGCGGAAAGGGAGGCGAAATCTCTGGAAACTTCTCTTCGGTTACGGACCGCGAGGTTAGAAGCTGTCGCGGCTGAAATGAAACTTCCAGAATCTCATCCTGCTCTCGCTTACACAGAGAAAGAAGTATTGGCGCAAGAATATTTGAAGTCtcactaa
- the LOC119840791 gene encoding breast cancer anti-estrogen resistance protein 1 isoform X2, producing the protein MTGFGRWTMFEGAMEDVQCMARALYDNIAESPDELAFRRGDLLTVLEQNTGGSEGWWLCSLRGRQGICPGNRLRIVAGVFDASSTTQRRRTRTPAPVAHQPLPAQQSPAFTKIEECSHYDVPRAPMPVQRLGTYDCPRPAADWYDAPRAPRPASADSACSGTGSLTSATSSASANSGSSAHSAASASSTYDVPRSRALPLPCDAALEALERLQEEASAAVSRLLSYVSPGWRRRGALRARVLDVRVAGARLRAALHDLAVFADATLANAHDAQDKGIAVKLRPLVKALKDAERITHEATSALDAGDWAPERLERDREPTDGTQDALDQLVACARSLTEDVRRAASFIHGNASLLFRRSATVPEHEWTEEYDYVRLESRTAVGRRNAEIRAALPDKLRASFDALVRDADHAGEVSAVAAATRLPPDDRQLAAFYAAQTATYGAHLSTAVEAFLRTIEMGQPPDVFLAHGKFVVLSAHRIVHVGDTVHRSAQHAGLKAKILRCSDALSDALATTVAKTKAAAQQFPCASAVAEMAESARTLAVRAQELRRALVRAAEPPQDTPATTVPPSTTSTPLTPLTPIAPHGASLPVL; encoded by the exons TGCATGGCGCGAGCGTTGTACGACAATATAGCGGAGTCACCAGACGAGTTGGCATTCAGACGAGGCGACCTCCTCACCGTGCTGGAGCAGAATACAGGAGGGAGCGAGGGCTGGTGGCTCTGCTCACTTAGAGGCAGACAG GGAATATGTCCAGGGAACCGTTTGAGGATAGTGGCTGGAGTGTTCGATGCGAGCTCCACGACACAGAGGCGGCGTACGCGCACTCCGGCGCCCGTCGCTCACCAGCCATTGCCGGCACAACAGTCCCCAGCGTTTACCAAA atCGAAGAATGTTCACATTACGATGTACCCAGAGCGCCGATGCCTGTACAACGTCTTGGGACGTACGACTGTCCACGCCCAGCCGCTGATTGGTATGACGCCCCGCGAGCTCCTCGACCGGCAAGCGCTGACTCAGCTTGCAGCGGTACTGGCTCGCTCACTTCAGCCACGTCAAGCGCTTCAGCGAACTCGGGGAGCTCAGCACACTCAGCCGCGTCTGCGTCGAGCACGTATGATGTGCCGCGGTCGCGCGCTCTACCATTGCCCTGTGATGCAGCATTGGAAGCGCTTGAAAGATTACAA GAAGAAGCATCGGCCGCAGTATCCCGGCTGCTGTCATACGTGTCGCCGGggtggcggcggcgcggcgcgctgCGGGCGCGCGTGCTCGACGTGCGCGTGGCCGGCGCCCGCTTGCGCGCTGCGCTGCACGACCTCGCCGTATTCGCGGACGCCACGCTGGCTAACGCGCACGATGCACAAGATAAAG GTATCGCAGTAAAGCTACGGCCGCTGGTGAAAGCGCTAAAGGACGCAGAACGCATCACGCACGAGGCCACAAGCGCGCTGGACGCTGGCGACTGGGCGCCAGAACGCCTGGAGCGGGACAGGGAGCCCACGGACGGCACGCAGGACGCGCTCGACCAGCTCGTGGCGTGTGCGAGGTCGCTCACAGAAGATGTTAGGCGTGCTGCCTCGTTTATACATGGAAACGCGTCGTTGCTTTTCAG aCGATCAGCCACAGTCCCAGAACACGAATGGACAGAAGAATACGACTATGTGAGGCTAGAATCACGGACGGCGGTGGGGCGCCGCAACGCGGAGATCAGAGCTGCCTTACCTGACAAGCTGCGGGCTTCCTTTGATGCTCTGGTCAGAGACGCTGATCATGCTGGCGAG GTTAGCGCAGTAGCCGCAGCCACCCGCCTGCCCCCGGACGACAGGCAGCTCGCGGCGTTCTACGCAGCGCAGACCGCCACGTACGGCGCTCACCTCTCCACGGCGGTAGAAGCTTTCCTCAGGACTATAGAGATGGGCCAGCCGCCGGACGTGTTCCTTGCGCATGGCAAATTCGTTGTGCTGAGTGCACACAGGATTGTGCATGTCGGCGATACGGTGCATAG GAGTGCACAGCACGCCGGCCTAAAAGCGAAAATACTCCGATGTTCTGACGCTCTATCAGATGCACTGGCAACAACAGTCGCTAAGACAAAAGCGGCAGCGCAACAATTCCCTTGCGCGAGTGCCGTAGCAGAAATGGCAGAATCTGCTAGAACCCTCGCAGTACGAGCTCAAGAGCTGAGACGCGCTTTAGTGAGGGCTGCAGAACCACCGCAAGACACTCCGGCTACGACGGTCCCCCCTTCCACGACAAGTACTCCGTTAACTCCTCTCACTCCCATCGCTCCCCACGGCGCTTCACTCCCAGTTCTATAA
- the LOC119828305 gene encoding uncharacterized protein LOC119828305 isoform X1, translating to MTSFYERQKSLFNTLKDAEEQYSFSKSNKASESQDYGVIDKQSYRKLKREMKQFRGRESIYKRQDANIRECLRAKTVPQYMKDPQNWVYYSLSDVTPDQMSESTNTATALAFIREMEERDSDKFLTVTDETGAVFKKPMFQISKTIKPNVDVEEKVMFKSSKIIMPEYVVGVTRNRGKKQTNKKTDKIVENSDNEKRAELKLNHLFDAEEDCISD from the exons atgaCATCGTTCTACGAAAGGCAAAAGAGTCTCTTCAATACATTGAAGGACGCAGAAGAACAATATAGTTTTTCCAAATCTAACAAAGCTTCCGAATCACAAGACTACGGTGTTATTGACAAACAAAGTTATAGAAAACTTAAACGAGAAATGAAGCAGTTCAGAGGTAGAGAAAGCATTTACAAGCGCCAAGACGCTAATATCCGAGAATGTTTACGAGCTAAAACAGTTCCACAATACATGAAAGATCCTCAAAACTGGGTATACTATTCTTTGTCTGATGTTACACCAGATCAAATGTCAGAATCAACGAACACAGCAACAGCTCTTGCTTTTATTCGAGAAATGGAGGAAAGAGATtcagataaatttttaactgttACTGATGAAACTGGGGCAGTTTTTAAGAAACCTATGTTTCAGATATCAAAGACTATTAAGCCTAATGTTGACGTAGAAGAAAAGGTTATGTTCAAaagtagtaaaataattatgcccGAATATGTAGTAGGTGTGACGCGGAATAGAGGAAAAAAACagactaacaaaaaaactgaTAAGATTGTAGAAAA CTCTGATAATGAAAAAAGGGCTGAACTTAAATTAAACCATCTGTTTGATGCTGAAGAAGACTGCATtagtgattaa
- the LOC119840791 gene encoding breast cancer anti-estrogen resistance protein 1 isoform X1, which yields MVMSAKLLGLLRGLRKKPCDMCKCSRQRYSHRMASKKGCMARALYDNIAESPDELAFRRGDLLTVLEQNTGGSEGWWLCSLRGRQGICPGNRLRIVAGVFDASSTTQRRRTRTPAPVAHQPLPAQQSPAFTKIEECSHYDVPRAPMPVQRLGTYDCPRPAADWYDAPRAPRPASADSACSGTGSLTSATSSASANSGSSAHSAASASSTYDVPRSRALPLPCDAALEALERLQEEASAAVSRLLSYVSPGWRRRGALRARVLDVRVAGARLRAALHDLAVFADATLANAHDAQDKGIAVKLRPLVKALKDAERITHEATSALDAGDWAPERLERDREPTDGTQDALDQLVACARSLTEDVRRAASFIHGNASLLFRRSATVPEHEWTEEYDYVRLESRTAVGRRNAEIRAALPDKLRASFDALVRDADHAGEVSAVAAATRLPPDDRQLAAFYAAQTATYGAHLSTAVEAFLRTIEMGQPPDVFLAHGKFVVLSAHRIVHVGDTVHRSAQHAGLKAKILRCSDALSDALATTVAKTKAAAQQFPCASAVAEMAESARTLAVRAQELRRALVRAAEPPQDTPATTVPPSTTSTPLTPLTPIAPHGASLPVL from the exons atggTGATGAGTGCTAAATTATTGGGTTTATTACGAGGACTGAGGAAGAAACCCTGTGACATGTGCAAATGCAGCAGACAACGTTACAGCCATAGGATGGCATCGAAAAAAGGG TGCATGGCGCGAGCGTTGTACGACAATATAGCGGAGTCACCAGACGAGTTGGCATTCAGACGAGGCGACCTCCTCACCGTGCTGGAGCAGAATACAGGAGGGAGCGAGGGCTGGTGGCTCTGCTCACTTAGAGGCAGACAG GGAATATGTCCAGGGAACCGTTTGAGGATAGTGGCTGGAGTGTTCGATGCGAGCTCCACGACACAGAGGCGGCGTACGCGCACTCCGGCGCCCGTCGCTCACCAGCCATTGCCGGCACAACAGTCCCCAGCGTTTACCAAA atCGAAGAATGTTCACATTACGATGTACCCAGAGCGCCGATGCCTGTACAACGTCTTGGGACGTACGACTGTCCACGCCCAGCCGCTGATTGGTATGACGCCCCGCGAGCTCCTCGACCGGCAAGCGCTGACTCAGCTTGCAGCGGTACTGGCTCGCTCACTTCAGCCACGTCAAGCGCTTCAGCGAACTCGGGGAGCTCAGCACACTCAGCCGCGTCTGCGTCGAGCACGTATGATGTGCCGCGGTCGCGCGCTCTACCATTGCCCTGTGATGCAGCATTGGAAGCGCTTGAAAGATTACAA GAAGAAGCATCGGCCGCAGTATCCCGGCTGCTGTCATACGTGTCGCCGGggtggcggcggcgcggcgcgctgCGGGCGCGCGTGCTCGACGTGCGCGTGGCCGGCGCCCGCTTGCGCGCTGCGCTGCACGACCTCGCCGTATTCGCGGACGCCACGCTGGCTAACGCGCACGATGCACAAGATAAAG GTATCGCAGTAAAGCTACGGCCGCTGGTGAAAGCGCTAAAGGACGCAGAACGCATCACGCACGAGGCCACAAGCGCGCTGGACGCTGGCGACTGGGCGCCAGAACGCCTGGAGCGGGACAGGGAGCCCACGGACGGCACGCAGGACGCGCTCGACCAGCTCGTGGCGTGTGCGAGGTCGCTCACAGAAGATGTTAGGCGTGCTGCCTCGTTTATACATGGAAACGCGTCGTTGCTTTTCAG aCGATCAGCCACAGTCCCAGAACACGAATGGACAGAAGAATACGACTATGTGAGGCTAGAATCACGGACGGCGGTGGGGCGCCGCAACGCGGAGATCAGAGCTGCCTTACCTGACAAGCTGCGGGCTTCCTTTGATGCTCTGGTCAGAGACGCTGATCATGCTGGCGAG GTTAGCGCAGTAGCCGCAGCCACCCGCCTGCCCCCGGACGACAGGCAGCTCGCGGCGTTCTACGCAGCGCAGACCGCCACGTACGGCGCTCACCTCTCCACGGCGGTAGAAGCTTTCCTCAGGACTATAGAGATGGGCCAGCCGCCGGACGTGTTCCTTGCGCATGGCAAATTCGTTGTGCTGAGTGCACACAGGATTGTGCATGTCGGCGATACGGTGCATAG GAGTGCACAGCACGCCGGCCTAAAAGCGAAAATACTCCGATGTTCTGACGCTCTATCAGATGCACTGGCAACAACAGTCGCTAAGACAAAAGCGGCAGCGCAACAATTCCCTTGCGCGAGTGCCGTAGCAGAAATGGCAGAATCTGCTAGAACCCTCGCAGTACGAGCTCAAGAGCTGAGACGCGCTTTAGTGAGGGCTGCAGAACCACCGCAAGACACTCCGGCTACGACGGTCCCCCCTTCCACGACAAGTACTCCGTTAACTCCTCTCACTCCCATCGCTCCCCACGGCGCTTCACTCCCAGTTCTATAA